In Microbulbifer sp. GL-2, the following are encoded in one genomic region:
- a CDS encoding flagellar hook-basal body protein: MEGINTILNAMQSDLRKLNSIGHNLANVDTNAYKRIVADLEVQSIDLGGKQVAITASNNKNIASSSRVDYSNGALKFTGRSLNMAIEGDGYFQVRDNVGTWLTRQGELKVDSEGYLTLLDGSKLQGIDGDIQVQPGTIEIRNNGELYQEGDQVIAKIAVVDASDNMLQEIGKGKYSSPSVSLLEQPSVRQEFLEMSNVNHLHEMVSLVELTRHFEGSQQVLQGYSTMMEELVSKVGRI, translated from the coding sequence ATGGAAGGAATTAATACAATTTTAAATGCTATGCAGTCTGATCTTAGAAAACTTAATTCAATCGGACATAATTTGGCAAATGTTGATACAAATGCATATAAACGTATTGTTGCAGATTTAGAAGTACAGTCGATAGATTTGGGCGGCAAGCAAGTAGCTATCACGGCAAGTAATAATAAAAATATAGCCTCGAGTTCCCGAGTTGACTATTCAAATGGAGCCTTAAAATTTACTGGCCGAAGCCTAAATATGGCAATAGAAGGTGATGGTTACTTTCAAGTCCGAGATAATGTAGGAACATGGTTAACTCGACAAGGAGAGCTAAAAGTAGATAGCGAGGGATATCTCACACTGCTTGATGGATCAAAACTTCAAGGAATTGATGGGGATATTCAAGTCCAACCAGGAACAATTGAAATAAGAAATAACGGAGAGCTTTACCAAGAGGGAGATCAAGTTATTGCTAAAATAGCTGTAGTTGATGCTTCGGATAATATGTTGCAGGAAATAGGTAAAGGAAAATATTCAAGTCCCTCAGTTTCTTTGCTTGAGCAACCGTCGGTTAGGCAAGAATTTCTCGAAATGTCCAATGTAAACCACTTACATGAAATGGTCAGTTTGGTAGAGCTTACTCGACATTTTGAAGGAAGTCAGCAAGTACTTCAGGGATATAGCACCATGATGGAAGAGCTAGTATCTAAAGTCGGTAGAATTTAA
- a CDS encoding flagellar biosynthesis protein FlhA produces the protein MLERMFGTKSEVALVLGVIGILVVLFAPIPSEVLDFLLLFNLSTALLILLLTFYMDRPVEFSTFPAILLIATLLRLALNIAATRLILSDGDAGEVIGAVGEYVVGGNYIVGLVVFFILIVVQFIVVTSGAQRVAEVAARFTLDSMPGKQMSIDADLNMGLIDETEAQKRRKEIEREANFYGSMDGASKFVKGDAVAGIIIILIDIIGGLTVGIAQIGMSWGDALHTYTLMTVGDGIVTQIPALIISTATGIIITRASSDSFLGNEISKQISRYPKSLVLVCIALACFSILPGIPLWPIGILLAIFIPTLFVILNKNQSEITDDELAAENAEESRNENAGYHDIVVEPLEIQSGSELGEFLSKDSIFIEKIKSFRGQYTQEMGVIVPTLKVSISQNLEPNAYEIRLFGSRVAKSECYENKLLGISTSSSIDVNGIKTKDPSYGLPAVWIDNSQRSQAKESGLTVVDPITVIFTHFSEVIRKHADELITRKETETLLSKVKMSQPGLYDELIPDNLSLSDIQKILKLLIKEKVPINNIELIAESLVDKSRSIKDVHILVELVRQQLGRVICEPLLDRDGTLQVLTLEPRLERNLSASINNTDGVSSLAADPRLIETFTMSIAKSAEQMINSGNKPVLLCSGKLRVHMRQLIERFMPHMSVISLNEVPTNIQVNSFSIVRANQDEKNKREPIEA, from the coding sequence ATGCTTGAGAGAATGTTTGGAACAAAGAGTGAGGTTGCCCTTGTTTTAGGGGTTATCGGAATTCTAGTGGTCTTATTCGCACCAATACCATCAGAGGTGTTGGACTTCCTACTATTGTTTAATTTAAGTACAGCCCTACTTATACTTCTTCTAACTTTTTATATGGATCGTCCAGTAGAGTTTTCTACTTTTCCGGCAATCCTACTAATAGCCACGCTTCTAAGGCTTGCATTAAATATCGCAGCGACCAGATTGATTTTAAGTGATGGTGATGCAGGTGAAGTTATTGGAGCAGTAGGTGAATATGTTGTAGGAGGAAATTACATTGTAGGCCTGGTTGTTTTCTTCATCCTAATTGTTGTGCAGTTTATAGTCGTAACAAGTGGCGCACAACGAGTTGCAGAAGTAGCTGCTCGCTTTACTCTAGATAGTATGCCTGGTAAGCAAATGAGTATTGATGCTGACCTCAACATGGGGCTTATCGATGAGACCGAGGCTCAGAAAAGGCGAAAAGAAATCGAGCGTGAGGCAAACTTCTATGGCTCCATGGATGGTGCAAGTAAATTCGTGAAAGGTGATGCTGTTGCTGGCATTATCATTATTCTTATCGATATTATTGGTGGATTAACAGTAGGAATTGCCCAAATAGGTATGAGCTGGGGGGATGCTCTCCATACCTACACATTAATGACAGTTGGAGATGGCATTGTCACTCAAATACCTGCGTTAATTATATCTACGGCAACAGGAATCATTATTACCCGTGCATCTAGTGACTCCTTTTTAGGTAATGAAATTTCGAAGCAAATAAGTAGATATCCTAAGAGTTTAGTTCTGGTGTGTATTGCATTAGCATGTTTTTCTATCTTGCCTGGGATCCCTCTTTGGCCAATAGGAATATTGCTAGCTATTTTTATCCCGACTCTATTCGTCATTTTAAATAAAAATCAGTCAGAAATTACTGATGATGAACTAGCTGCGGAAAATGCGGAAGAAAGCAGAAACGAAAACGCTGGGTATCACGATATTGTCGTCGAACCATTAGAGATACAATCGGGTTCTGAGTTGGGTGAGTTCCTATCCAAGGATTCAATTTTTATTGAAAAAATTAAGAGCTTTAGAGGACAGTATACCCAAGAGATGGGTGTAATAGTGCCAACATTAAAGGTCTCAATATCACAAAATCTTGAGCCAAACGCATATGAAATCAGATTATTTGGTTCAAGAGTGGCTAAGTCTGAATGCTACGAAAATAAGCTTTTGGGAATAAGTACAAGTAGCAGTATTGATGTCAATGGAATAAAAACTAAAGATCCTTCTTATGGATTACCTGCTGTATGGATCGATAACTCACAACGAAGTCAAGCAAAAGAAAGCGGGCTAACGGTAGTAGATCCGATTACAGTGATATTTACACATTTCAGTGAAGTTATTAGAAAGCATGCAGATGAACTGATAACTAGAAAGGAGACTGAAACACTGCTTTCAAAGGTTAAGATGTCTCAGCCTGGATTATATGATGAGTTAATCCCTGATAACTTATCATTAAGTGATATTCAGAAAATTCTGAAGCTGTTAATTAAAGAGAAAGTGCCAATTAACAATATCGAGCTTATTGCCGAGTCTTTGGTTGATAAATCTCGCTCAATAAAAGATGTCCATATACTTGTAGAGTTGGTTCGCCAACAGCTCGGTCGAGTAATATGTGAGCCTTTACTAGATAGAGACGGTACATTGCAAGTACTCACACTAGAGCCTCGACTAGAGAGAAATCTATCGGCAAGTATTAATAATACAGATGGGGTGAGCAGCTTGGCAGCCGATCCAAGGTTGATTGAAACATTTACAATGAGTATTGCTAAATCGGCAGAGCAAATGATTAACTCCGGAAATAAACCAGTATTACTATGCTCCGGAAAACTACGAGTGCATATGCGGCAGTTGATAGAGCGCTTTATGCCCCATATGTCAGTTATCTCGTTAAATGAGGTACCAACAAACATACAGGTAAACTCATTTTCTATCGTGAGAGCTAATCAAGATGAAAAAAACAAAAGAGAGCCAATAGAAGCGTAA